The Panulirus ornatus isolate Po-2019 chromosome 21, ASM3632096v1, whole genome shotgun sequence nucleotide sequence AGAGTTAACTACCGCCGGCGCGGTCACTGTTCTAAGAATGAATTAATCCCACAGGCAATGGTTCCTATATCATACGCTGCTGTGATGACTCTAACTGGAAGCCGCTCCAACAACGTCGGTCCGTGCCATGATTCAAGCTGGAAGTGGCTCCAAAACGTCCGGCGGTGCGATGGATTTCAGCTTGAAGTGACTCCGTCGGTTCCATCTCAGCGATGGCTCACTCCGGGAACATTCGTCGGAGCGATGGTTCGGGCTGGAGAGGACCCAAAGTACATCCGTCAGTGCGATGGTTTACGTTGGAATGGCTCCAGGAACGTCTGTCGGGGCGATGGATCGCGCTGGAAGCGACGAACAACGTCCGTCGGTGCGATCGTTCGGGCGAGAAGCGACTCCAACCGCGTACGTTGGTGTAACCGGTCTAGATGGATGCGGCTCTAGCAACGTCCGTCGGTGCGGTGCTTCTGGCTAAAAATCTCTTCGGCAAAGTCCTTCCTTTAACTGGAAATGACTGCAGGTGGGACTGTTGGGTTGATCTTCGCTCCAGGAACGTCAAACAATATACGTCAGAGTAATGGCTTTGGCAGGAAGTGGGTCTGTCGGCAAGACCGTTGGGTAGGTCTTCGCTTTTGCGTCTTCGAGCAGTGTCCGTCGGTGTGATGATTCTGGCTGGATGTCGCTCCAGGAAGGACTCGCGAGACGGGATGGATCCGTCATTATCGACGCGATGTTTCTGGGTGGAGTTGGCTCCATTTGCGAAAGCTGGGTACGTCTTTGCTGTCGGGGCGTCCAACAGCGTCCGTCGACATGTTGGTTTCACCTGGCAGTGGCGCCAGCAACGTCCGTCGGTGCGATGGTTCTGGCCGGAAGCAGCTCCAGCAATGTCCGTCGGTGCGATGGTTTTGGCCGGAAGCAGCTCCAGCAACGTCCGTCGGTGCGATGGTTCTGGCCAGAAGCGGCTTCAGCAACGTCCGTCGGTGCGATGGTTCTGGCCTGAAGCGGCTTCAGCAACGTCCATCGGTGCGATGGCTCTGGCCGGAAGCGGCTTCAGCAACGTCCGTCGGTGCGATGGTTCTGGCCGGAAGCGGCTTCAGCAACGTCCATCGGTGCGATG carries:
- the LOC139756424 gene encoding uncharacterized protein, yielding MILAGCRSRKDSRDGMDPSLSTRCFWVELAPFAKAGYVFAVGASNSVRRHVGFTWQWRQQRPSVRWFWPEAAPAMSVGAMVLAGSSSSNVRRCDGSGQKRLQQRPSVRWFWPEAASATSIGAMALAGSGFSNVRRCDGSGRKRLQQRPSVRWLWPEAASATSVGAMALAGGGFSDVRRCDGSSWKWRQAGPTSRSSCLGINGIPAPAGEFLAPLGVSSPSTRSGLDDVTRDHVHQRRPLGHQAGPSGAEGGTGVAAVGRL